The sequence CCCACGAGCCAGCCCaactctctcccctcccccagcctggcaacACCCCACAGACCCTACAGGCCCCaagcctcccccacctcccacccaccctaTCTTACAGGACAAGAAGCTGATCAAGGCCCTCTTTGACGTGCTGGCCCATCCCCAGAACTACTTCAAGTACacagcccaggagtccaaggagATGTTCCCACGGTCCTTCATCAAACTGCTGCGCTCCAAAGTATCTCGGTTCCTGCGGCCCTACAAATAACCGGGGGGAGCGGCCCTGCCTGGGGGTGGCCTGGTCCACGGAGGGCGCATCTGCCCTCCACAGTGGGAGCTGCATGGGCCACCTCGTCGCCTTGGGAACCCCATGGCACTGCTCTTCAGGGAAGCCAACCAGCCCATGGAGACCGAGCCCAGGCACCCTTCGGACCCGCTGCCCCTGTGGGAGCACCCTGCTTCAGgaagcctccctccctccctccgcctCCCTTCCCCAGGACACCAACAGCGCCCTCTCCTGAGCCCTGGCGGATGGACTGCAGGTAGCAGGATTGCAGGACCTCCGCCTGGCCTGGCATTTCAGGAGAGAGGGGAAGTAGGGCCTATGCTCTGGGAGGCGTGGTCATCCGagacaggaggccagggcagagaggaggggacAAAGGTGCTGTCTCGGGGAGGTCGATGAGCCTGTGCTAGCATCCGCAGGCCCCACGCTCTGCCAACTCCTCCAGCCACAGGCAAGGCCATGGCTCCGGGCTGTTACGCTCTAGGGGTTCTGTGATGGGATGGAACAGAGCTGCTGGGGAGGAGACTGGAGGTTTCTGCGTTCCTTCAACAGAACATTTAATGAagtactctctctatatataaaaatataaatataaatatatatatatatatatatatatacacacacttctATTTGTGGGTACTTTAGGAAAACGCTCTTTGGTCACTGTAAATACGAATTGTGACCCCATCCCTTCCCGCATGAGCCCAGTGAGTCCTAGCAGCTCTCAGCCTCCCTGAACAATTCAACAGCTCCTCCCAACATCTGCCCTTCTGTTTCTGTGAGGCCGGCAGCCCTTGGGGCTAGGGAGAGCACAGCTTGCCTTGGACTTGCTTCCGAACACAAATTCTTCAAGAACTAGCTCAGATGCTCTGCTGGAGTGCTGACCTCACCCGTCCCCTTGCCAGCATCATCACTGCCCTTGGACAAGACTCAGTGGAAGATACTTCCCCTTGGACCTGTTCCTAGGAGGTGGAGGGGCCCCGCAATAAACTGCAGAAGGGGCCTTGGCTCTGACCCTGTGGCAGTGACCTTGGGGTCCGTACTATGCCCAGGTGTCAGCAGGAAACAAGGCCTTGCTCACAGAAGCACAGGCTGTGCCACCACAAGGAGACTCAGAGCGGCCagtgagggaaggggagagagaggagctgGCTGTCAGAGGCCTGGCTCCCAGCGCAGCCTCCTCTTGCTACACCATGCCGCCCCCACTTAGAgggaaacctctttcctttcccgtaaaggaaagaggttgaattgactcagagttccacatggctggggaggcctccggaaacttacagtcatggcggagggtgaaggggaagcaagcaccttcttcacaaggtggcaggagagagaagcaagCAGGGAAATGCCGAGGGAAGGAGAGTCTGGACTATGACGGAGCGCATGTGTCCCACCCAGCCGGGAGGCCAGCGCTGGGGATGCCGCCAGCAGAACTCCGCGCCGAGGTCCAGGAGGCCGTGCCTGCTCTTCATCTGCCTGTGCGCTGCGGGACCTGCGTGGGAAATGGTCTGTAGGTTTCAGGTTAACAAATACTGAAAATCCCAAGGGACCTGGGAGACTCTTAAAATGAACTCCATTCTTCGGCTTGAAGTTGCCTCTAGGGTTCCTCCTGGTCACCCCCGGGCCCAGCCTGGCTGGCAAGACATGAACACGGTTTAAGAGGCTGTGGCACACTGAGGACTGCACAGATGGAGGCAGGCAAGCGAGGTCCCCGGGGGTTCAGGGCTTGGTGACGAGGTAGGCCGGTCATCACATATTCTACAGCCCAAAAGAGGGCTTGGAGCTCAGGATTACGCTGTCACGTGTGCCCACAGCAGCGGGGTCCCCGGCCTGGCTCCTGCTGCCATCAGCTGCCTTCTCTGCTGAAGTCCGACTCAAGGTGGAGAGAGAGTGGAGCCTCTGCACTTGGTGGGTAGGTCAGTGTCAACTAACAAGCCCTGCCAGGGGCCACTGCCCCTCCTCTGGCTACAGTCCACGCAGCCCAGCCCTGGTTTCCAGAAAgaggcctccctccctccctttgtgGAGCCATCAGTCATCCCCAAGATGAGAGGCGAGCGTCCTCCTCGGTGAGCCTGCAGCAGCAGCTCCTGAGGGGGTGCCGGGATGGGTGTCACCTCTTCATgagtgttctccagagaaacagaacccagAGGATACAGACGTAGAGCTGTGAGGGCCTGCATTATGGGAATTAGCTCACAGATTCtggaggccaagaagtcccaCGATCTGCTGTCTGCGAGTGGGAGACCAGAAGAAGCGACACCGTCactcagtctgagtccaaagccCAAGAAGCCGGGGGCCACCCTGTGAGTCCCAGCATCCAAAGCCCCGAGAACGAGGAAGACGGATGTCCCAGTTCCAAAAGGGAGGgttctcccttcttcccccttCTGTTCCACTGGggccctcaacagattggatggAGTGGATGTCTTCACTCAGTCTGCCGGTTCCCATCCTAacctcttctggaaacaccctcacatgTTTTCCCAGCTAGCTGGGTATCCTCCACCCAACCAAGACGACCATGCAATCAACCATCATACTtaagggtttttggtttttggtttttgttttttgagatggagtctcgctctgtcgcccactaGAGTacagaggcacgatctcagctcactgcaagctccgcctcccgggctcacgctattctcctgcctcagcctccccagtagctgggactacaggcgcctgccacctcgcccggctaatttgtttgtatttttagtagagatggggtttcactatgttaggcaggatggtctcaatctcctgacctcatgatccgccctccttggcctcccaaagtgttgggattacaggcgtaagcacTGCGCCTGGtcagggtttgtttgtttgtttgtttgttttttaatcctttccaaaaacagaaagaactcttaacctctctgagctcttTCTGCAGTTCCTTTGGGTGGTTTTGAAAGTTGCCACCCACATACCCACAGATCCACTGCCCGCCTCCCCTTCCCTCATGTTCCAGGACTCACCACCGTGGTCAGACCGTGCCCAGCGTGCCCAGGGCAAAGTTGGATGGGCAGGTGCAGACGCAACCCAGCCTTCATCTTGCTTTCCCTCGCAAGCCCTTCTATAGCTTGCAGCCCACGGGAGGGGCCGTGAGGAGCGCAGGGTTGCCAGCAGCCCCCCTGGGCCTCCCACACCATCCGGGTGACTTGAAGTCCAGGGTTGGGCTCTGTCTTGAGTCTCCACATCAGTCTCACACTGGAGAACTTGGGGTCCCCCTGTTAAAACTAGAGCTGACCCTGGGCCTCAGGGCAGGATGGTCCCAAGGAGAACTCTGTGGACAGCAAAGCGCATTTCTTCCAGTTGGTGTGTTGTTGAAGCCAACGGCAGCTTGACTGATGTGAGGTGGCTGTTCCACCTGGTTCAAGATGGAggtgtagagaaaagagaagtgGGGAACAAGGACTGGGCCAGGTAGGATGGATCCACGTAACAAAGCCCAAGAAAAGATGGAAGCTGAGGGCGGAGAGTGCAGGAGGCCCCCATGCTGTCTGAGGGGGAAGCCAGCATAGCCCCTCCTCGACTGCCGCCTGAGCAGCTGATGAGGTCCCCAGCACCGCACACTGTGCTCCAGGGAGAGGCGCCAAGAAGCGAGCAGGCTGCTGGGAGTCCCCGCCCTGCTCTCTGGCTGGGATGGAGGCAGATGCCCGGTCTCCAGGCTCCTCCGAGCTTGGGTCAGCTCCTAGTGGAGCACTGCACCCCAGGGAACCGAAGGACCTGTGTGAAGACAGGCATGGAAAACCAGAGTGTCTCCCGTACAGCTTCCCAGGAGTTAGGGGGAACCCAGGCGTGGGGGGACTTTCTGCCTCACATTCCTGGCATTCCCCCCAAGTTTGTTTCCACTTTCCAGAAACAAACCACGGGAAGGGAAGGAATCTGCGGCAGGGTTTCGAAGCCAGCCAGGCCCTCTGTGAGTGAGGGCTCGTGTAGCTGCTGAGGGCAGCCTGCAGCCAGGCGGCCTCATCCGCTGCCCAGATTAGGCTGTGCCTTTTCCAATTCCTTCCCCACGCCAGAGCCTCGCAGCCACAGCCACGCCAAcctccctcctcctgctctgGACTCTGCACCGGCCTCTCAAGCAGCAGAATCAGCCTGCGCTCCCCAGCCTCAGTGCCTCTGCCCCACACAAGTCGCGCTGGCCAGGCGGTGACCAGTTTCCCAAACGCTGGCTCCCCAAGGGGACAGTGTGGCCCACTCCTGCCCTGCCTCCATGGTGGCCCAGGCTCCAGGGCCCACGGTGGAGGCCTCGGGCAGCTTTCTCTCCGGCTACCCATTGGCTTGGGACACACAGATAAAATAGAGCTGAAACATGGGCCAAAACATCCCAGACAAGGATGGCACAAGAGGCCAAATTTGAAAGCCCTGGGAGAGAAGCCATTTCCCCCACTTCTAGCAAGCATGGTTTCTGTCTGAACGGCCTCCCTCTCATGCTCATTCTCCAGAGACGCACCGTCCGCAGGCAGCCTCTCCGTGAAGCCGCTCCCTGGGCTTGTCCACGGGAGGCGGCTCCTGGCCTGTCTAAGCCATACCGATGCTTAATGTACATTTTTGGAGTTGAATATTATTCCGTCACCTCCACCACCcccagcagaaaaaaataagatactgAAATAAGTTGAgtcatttagcaaacatttactgagcacctcctgtgtgccaggctcctAGAAAGACAGGGGGTTGGTGCCCTGCATAGATGACAAACTGCCCCCGACAGCAGACAGACAAACTGCCCCAGACAGCAGACAAACAGACACACTTCTCCGGACAGCAGACAAACAGACACACTGCCGCAGacagcagacagacagacacactgcCGCAGACAGCAGACAAGCTGCCCCGGACAGCCTGCTCACCTTGCCTGCCACAGTGCAGGCCCCGCAGGGAGAAGCCTTCCTTCTCACACAAGGGGTCCAGCCATTTTCACCTCCCCTGGTCCATGCTCAGGAAGTCTGGTTGCCCTGGCAAACTGCAGCTGACATTGAGGTCCCTTTTCACCAAAGATGCACAAGGTGTCCATGCTGAGCCGACATCATTCAGGCTAAGGGCAGAGGAGGTAATGAGGGGTgagggaggatgtggagagagagcagagagCTCCTCCTATTCTCCTGCGGCTGCCTCTGCCCCCACAGCACCCACAGATCCCTGGCCCTTCCAGGAGTAAGTCCTGggcaggcagagctggggttGGCCTGATCCCACCTGCTTTGCTCTTGGAAAGGACATCAGGTGTGCGCAAAACATCCTTGGAGCCCAGACAACACAGGCATGGCCTGCGTGCGCTCCCAGCACCTGCTGCGATGGCCTCAAGGCCTCTCCAGTCCCCGGCTGCACCATGCCACTCAGAGCCCCTGGGTGAGCCCCCGGAACTGTCTGCATCCCCCAAGCCCCaacaggaagaagggaagggcagggaagcTGACGCTCACTCACTGCCCACTGGgtgccaggctctgggctcaACCCTCTGATATccacacatcccatcctcccagcCCCGTGTGGATGGTGGGGTTAAGACCATTCTTTAGATGTGGAAATGAAGGCTCCAGGAGACCACAGGACATGCCCAAGGCAAAGAGCTGGTAGTCCCTGGATTTGGGAATCAAACTCAAGCCCATCTAATCCCAGGGTAGGAAATGTCTCCAAAACGTTGATCAATCGGAAGCTTACGGACTGGAAACTGGGCCAGGTCAGCCC comes from Macaca mulatta isolate MMU2019108-1 chromosome 10, T2T-MMU8v2.0, whole genome shotgun sequence and encodes:
- the LOC107000681 gene encoding uncharacterized protein LOC107000681, whose product is MLARSGGNGFSPRAFKFGLLCHPCLGCFGPCFSSILSVCPKPMGSRRESCPRPPPWALEPGPPWRQGRSGPHCPLGEPAFGKLVTAWPARLVWGRGTEAGERRLILLLERPVQSPEQEEGGWRGCGCEALAWGRNWKRHSLIWAADEAAWLQAALSSYTSPHSQRAWLASKPCRRFLPFPWFVSGKWKQTWGECQECEAESPPTPGFPLTPGKLYGRHSGFPCLSSHRSFGSLGCSAPLGADPSSEEPGDRASASIPAREQGGDSQQPARFLAPLPGAQCAVLGTSSAAQAAVEEGLCWLPPQTAWGPPALSALSFHLFLGFVTWIHPTWPSPCSPLLFSLHLHLEPGGTATSHQSSCRWLQQHTNWKKCALLSTEFSLGPSCPEAQGQL